A single genomic interval of Nonomuraea rubra harbors:
- a CDS encoding amino acid permease, which produces MSVTPLTRRRKLGPWMATALVVGNMIGSGVFLLPASLAAFGSASLVAWTLTATGALLLALVLARLGRAYPKTGGPYAYARRAFGDFVGFQTAWGYWIAVWVGNAAIAVAFVSYLGYFWPALGDTALLAAGVALAAIWLLTAVNVRGVRQGGWIQAVTTVAKLLPLVALAVAAPFFIDAGDFTPFNPSGQSTFGAVTAAASLTLWAFIGIESATVPAEDVEHPERTIPRATVIGTAVTAAVYILGTLAVFAAVPRQVLVDSTAPFADAAAVMFGDWAGTAFHPMFAGRAPVWYPAEAE; this is translated from the coding sequence ATGTCCGTCACTCCGCTGACACGACGCCGCAAGCTGGGTCCGTGGATGGCGACCGCGCTGGTCGTCGGCAACATGATCGGCTCAGGCGTGTTCCTGCTGCCTGCCTCGCTGGCCGCCTTCGGCAGTGCCAGCCTGGTGGCCTGGACACTGACCGCGACCGGCGCTCTGCTGCTGGCGCTGGTCCTCGCCCGCCTCGGCCGCGCCTACCCCAAGACGGGCGGCCCGTACGCCTACGCCCGCCGTGCTTTTGGCGACTTCGTCGGCTTCCAGACCGCGTGGGGCTACTGGATCGCGGTCTGGGTCGGCAACGCGGCCATCGCCGTCGCCTTCGTCAGCTACCTCGGCTACTTCTGGCCCGCCCTCGGCGACACCGCCCTGCTCGCGGCAGGCGTCGCGCTGGCGGCGATCTGGCTGCTGACCGCCGTCAACGTGCGCGGGGTACGGCAGGGCGGCTGGATCCAGGCCGTCACCACCGTCGCCAAGTTGCTCCCGCTGGTCGCGCTCGCCGTGGCCGCGCCGTTCTTCATCGACGCCGGCGACTTCACCCCGTTCAACCCCAGCGGCCAGAGCACGTTCGGCGCCGTGACCGCCGCCGCGTCCCTGACGCTGTGGGCGTTCATCGGCATCGAGTCGGCCACCGTCCCGGCCGAGGACGTGGAGCACCCCGAGCGGACGATCCCGCGCGCCACGGTCATCGGCACGGCCGTCACTGCCGCCGTCTACATCCTGGGCACTCTCGCCGTGTTCGCCGCCGTCCCCCGCCAGGTGCTGGTGGACTCCACCGCCCCGTTCGCGGACGCCGCCGCGGTCATGTTCGGCGACTGGGCCGGCACCGCCTTCCACCCCATGTTCGCCGGGCGGGCTCCGGTCTGGTACCCGGCCGAGGCCGAGTAG